The proteins below come from a single Oscillospiraceae bacterium genomic window:
- a CDS encoding DUF4127 family protein codes for MPRILLLPLDERPCNFLYPALMVEKCTDVQLLLPPKELMGSKKRPAPFLLLAQWLGKNFSCCDYAVISIDMLVYGGIVPSRLHHQTTRECLDRLHLLADLRARYPQVKLFAFSLIMRAPCYNSADEEPDYYAEHGSSLFRVGVLRDKIQRNLATAEEKSELSGLEQSIPRSVLSDFCSRRSTNHAVNLQTIFLAEQGVLDFLTIPLDDCALLGWAAAERQQLAAAIRSHALGSRIYSYSGADEAGCILLARAVNHSRGITPSVHICYSSAGAPMVIPRFEDRPLGENLKWLVAAAGGRTCFSLQEADYILVVNAPTEGQSAMGDAKSPAPHSAFGERCLPDLAANLRALAAKKPVILADLAVTNGADREWMDLLQQQNLLKTLYAYAGWNTAANAAGCCIAQGMLCGKDSTQSALFTCHRILEDWLYMSLVRRDVAAYAQRKGLSFDGSWQEQLLAKYVTRQMCRLAKGLSLPAQVEISQISFPWHRPFEIELFIQLSAPSKAGM; via the coding sequence ATGCCCCGTATCCTACTGCTGCCATTGGATGAGCGCCCCTGCAACTTTCTCTATCCCGCGTTAATGGTCGAAAAATGCACCGATGTCCAGCTGCTGCTCCCTCCCAAAGAGCTGATGGGCAGCAAAAAGCGGCCTGCCCCGTTTTTGCTGCTGGCGCAATGGCTGGGAAAAAACTTTTCCTGCTGTGACTATGCGGTGATCTCGATTGATATGCTCGTATATGGCGGCATCGTCCCTTCCCGGCTGCACCATCAAACCACCCGGGAATGTTTGGATCGCCTGCATCTTCTGGCCGATCTGCGCGCGCGATATCCCCAGGTCAAGCTCTTTGCCTTCAGCCTTATCATGCGGGCGCCCTGCTACAATTCTGCCGACGAGGAGCCGGACTACTATGCCGAGCACGGGAGCTCCCTCTTCCGTGTGGGAGTGCTGCGGGACAAAATCCAGCGCAATTTGGCCACAGCCGAAGAAAAATCCGAGCTTTCCGGCCTGGAACAGAGCATTCCGCGCTCCGTCCTCTCCGATTTCTGCAGCCGGCGCAGCACCAACCACGCGGTGAATCTGCAAACTATTTTTCTGGCGGAACAGGGGGTATTGGATTTTCTCACCATCCCCCTGGACGACTGTGCTCTCCTGGGATGGGCCGCCGCAGAGCGGCAGCAGCTCGCCGCCGCTATCCGCAGCCACGCGCTGGGCAGCCGCATATACAGCTACTCCGGCGCCGATGAGGCCGGCTGCATCCTGCTGGCACGGGCGGTCAACCACAGCCGCGGCATAACCCCGTCGGTGCACATCTGTTACAGCAGCGCCGGCGCACCTATGGTTATTCCCCGCTTTGAAGACCGGCCGCTGGGCGAAAACCTCAAATGGCTGGTCGCCGCGGCCGGCGGCAGAACCTGCTTTTCCCTGCAAGAAGCCGACTACATCCTTGTTGTCAACGCCCCCACCGAAGGGCAAAGCGCCATGGGCGACGCCAAATCTCCCGCCCCTCACTCTGCTTTTGGCGAACGATGCCTGCCCGATCTCGCCGCCAATCTGCGGGCACTGGCCGCCAAAAAGCCTGTGATTCTGGCCGACCTGGCTGTCACAAACGGAGCCGACCGGGAATGGATGGACCTTTTGCAGCAGCAAAATCTGTTGAAAACGCTCTATGCCTATGCAGGCTGGAACACAGCGGCCAATGCTGCCGGCTGCTGCATCGCCCAGGGAATGCTCTGCGGCAAAGATAGCACACAAAGTGCCCTGTTCACCTGCCATCGGATTCTGGAGGATTGGCTTTATATGAGCCTGGTGCGCCGGGACGTTGCTGCATACGCGCAGCGAAAAGGGCTCTCTTTTGACGGCTCCTGGCAGGAACAGCTGCTTGCAAAATATGTGACACGGCAGATGTGCCGGCTGGCCAAAGGGCTTTCTCTCCCTGCACAGGTGGAAATCAGCCAAATTTCCTTTCCCTGGCATCGCCCGTTTGAAATCGAGCTTTTCATCCAGCTCTCCGCACCTTCCAAAGCGGGCATGTAA